A region from the Pelobates fuscus isolate aPelFus1 chromosome 3, aPelFus1.pri, whole genome shotgun sequence genome encodes:
- the CKAP2L gene encoding cytoskeleton-associated protein 2-like → MEGNKPLTAQEQLKQKLLEYLAAKGKLKPQNNPKPYLKDTTNLQKKPLARSSKPTQVSKNKDVVLRDTKLVFQGQKVKQASNITVQQRPRAAPQKNLTIIKQPGGAKLLTGTIPTKVNQTDTRIDQQKNEADCKTQKSKVSAVSLPTNCAKEPDVEEEASQGVLEADIKEGSVNVDADNREISPINIETERDNAFNVKQNRQQTRRIIQLKSSANHMKKKSDNSDRVALTLRNPSNTKQTSSWNIPRSAPLATNTQKTLNKPTVKAQSGNTCTVSRGSQLASQPIVGTRRSYKIVFSRSESLNPKITNCVSKATGTVCAIKQNHFNPSTNLKASSINGPRQPKLTTVTQTALNKERFNSLSKQTAKTQVSKIVCRTLPTKLQTKSSATCIEPWFKARGETVSSRSQTRNSKTVRAKENGHPETASNVTNKLCVTPKMATEDRKKQLEEWLSTKGKTYKRPPMSVTVKKTVKSKKRDIHNSSLWAEIEEEEELLHLSERINSTLSECLALIQQGVPSEDIHVTLGKVPQAKKFARFWVCKARLLQRDGIFDVIDLYEKAVKSGASPIDELRDVVFDILKSTNNKPKVVRFQTDLAVERHGDEPVECCTNQKSTSTKINRVSTPFKAVATSEHGSAVKFQVVSSKKKAPASQEWKFLTPIRRSLRINQAMSCYPETLKEHDTVVASLTELLDTADTDAYLYTRNEALPEEADLHLLELMIKQDSTEQSEGPV, encoded by the exons ATGGAAGGAAATAAACCACTAACGGCGCAAG AACAACTCAAGCAGAAGCTTCTTGAATACCTGGCTGCCAAGGGGAAGCTGAAACCTCAGAATAACCCAAA ACCCTACCTGAAGGATACCACCAATCTTCAAAAGAAACCACTGGCTCGTTCTTCTAAACCTACACAG GTTTCTAAAAACAAGGATGTTGTTCTCAGGGATACAAAGCTGGTCTTCCAAGGACAGAAAGTTAAACAAGCAAGTAATATCACAGTTCAGCAACGACCAAGAGCAGCACCTCAAAAAAACCTAACAATCATTAAACAACCTGGGGGTGCCAAGTTACTCACTGGTACCATACCTACAAAAGTAAATCAGACTGATACTAGGATTGACCAGCAAAAGAATGAAGCTGACTGTAAAACACAAAAAAGCAAAGTGTCTGCGGTTTCACTTCCCACAAACTGTGCAAAGGAGCCGGATGTTGAGGAAGAGGCAAGCCAGGGAGTTTTAGAGGCTGATATCAAAGAGGGCTCTGTTAATGTTGATGCCGATAACCGTGAAATCAGTCCAATAAACATTGAGACTGAACGTGATAATGCATTTAACGTAAAGCAGAATCGGCAGCAAACACGTAGGATAATTCAGTTGAAATCCTCAGCAAATCATATGAAGAAGAAATCAGACAATTCTGATAGAGTTGCTTTAACACTTAGAAACCCAAGCAATACCAAACAAACTTCTTCTTGGAACATTCCAAGGTCTGCTCCTCTTGCTACAAACACCCAGAAAACATTGAATAAACCTACTGTGAAGGCTCAAAGTGGAAATACTTGCACAGTATCTAGAGGCAGCCAGCTTGCATCGCAACCCATTGTTGGCACCAGGAGATCCTACAAGATTGTCTTCTCTAGATCTGAATCGTTAAATCCTAAAATTACTAACTGTGTAAGCAAAGCCACTGGGACAGTGTGTGCGATAAAACAAAACCATTTTAATCCCAGCACAAACTTGAAAGCTTCTTCAATCAATGGGCCAAGACAGCCAAAATTAACAACCGTGACACAAACTGCACTAAACAAAGAGCGCTTTAACTCACTAAGTAAACAAACAGCAAAAACTCAAGTCTCAAAGATTGTCTGCAGGACATTACCTACCAAACTCCAGACTAAGAGTAGTGCTACTTGCATTGAACCTTGGTTTAAAGCAAGAGGTGAAACAGTGTCTTCAAGGAGTCAGACACGGAACAGTAAAACTGTGCGTGCAAAAGAAAATGGTCACCCAGAAACTGCCAGTAATGTTACAAACAAGCTGTGTGTAACACCAAAGATGGCTACTGAAGATCGCAA GAAGCAGTTGGAAGAATGGCTAAGCACAAAAGGAAAGACCTACAAGCGCCCACCTATGTCTGTGACTGTCAAGAAGACCGTGAAAAGTAAGAAGCGTGACATTCACAACTCTTCTCTGTGGGCAGAAATAGAAGAAGAGGAGGAGCTCTTACATTTGTCCGAAAGAATCAACAGTACCCTTAGCGAATGCTTGGCTCTTATTCAGCAG GGTGTACCCTCTGAGGACATACATGTTACCTTGGGCAAGGTTCCTCAGGCAAAGAAGTTTGCAAGATTCTGGGTCTGTAAAGCCAGACTTCTTCAGAGAGATGGAATCTTTGATGTTATTGATTTGTACGAGAAGGCAGTAAAGTCTGGAGCTTCG CCAATTGACGAGCTGAGAGATGTTGTATTTGATATCTTGAAATCTACAAACAACAAACCAAAAG TTGTCCGTTTTCAAACTGATTTAGCCGTTGAGCGTCATGGCGATGAGCCTGTAGAATGCTGCACTAATCAGAAAAGCACAAGTACCAAGATAAACAGAGTATCTACACCTTTCAAAGCTGTAGCCACCAGTGAGCATGGTTCTGCCGTCAAGTTTCAGGTGGTTTCCAG CAAAAAGAAAGCGCCTGCCAGCCAAGAGTGGAAGTTCCTAACCCCTATACGGAGGTCTTTACGGATCAACCAGGCAATGTCTTGCTATCCAGAAACCTTGAAGGAACATGACACCGTAGTGGCCTCACTTACAGAGCTGTTGGACACAGCAGATACAGATGCCTACCTGTACACAAGAAATGAAGCTCTACCAGAGGAGGCAGACTTACACCTTCTTGAACTGATGATAAAGCAAGACTCTACCGAACAGAGTGAAGGACCAGTATGA